The following are encoded in a window of Acidicapsa ligni genomic DNA:
- a CDS encoding beta-N-acetylhexosaminidase — protein MNSRRPFFALAVALFCCALNTSHELAAQATAPLPIMPLPASAVPGDGEFLIDGHFGVALEGYKEPRLERAQTRFLGTLSRETGILFAYHSAETQPHFVIRTKGPSAAVQQVGEDESYSLKVSADGVELSAANPLGTMHGLQTFLQLVRVTPRGFTVPVVTIEDKPRFPWRGLMTDAGRHFIPVPVIERDLDGMEAVKMNVFHWHLSEDQGFRVESKVFPLLQQKGSDGMYYTQEEIRHVIEYARDRGIRVVPEFDMPGHAGAWFVGYPDLASGKGPYHIERHWGIFDPAMDPTRESTYQFLNLLIGEMTALFPDAYFHVGGDECNGKEWDRNPRIQEFMKAHQLKDNAALQAYFSGRVQKLVAAHHKIMEGWDEVLQPETPKDVVIQSWRGRESLLEAAKRGYRGLLSNGYYIDLNEAAEKHYLVDPLEGIADKLTPEQAASVLGGEATIWSEFVTPETIDSRIWPRTAAIAERLWSPQNVRDVDSMYERMAVISQKLQYYGLQYQAAEEVMLERMSGDSNPEALRVLASVVQPPKGYDREGLHEYSSLESLNHMVDAVPPESETARSFGLICKKIAAGKATPEEVQQAHDWLVLWRDNDAKLQPRLAHSDITAELVPVSHSLNTVAAIGLHALDALGKSESVSAEQHKTDLDAVKAAEKPQAVLLLKVAPSVELLVNATKVQ, from the coding sequence ATGAATAGCCGTCGGCCGTTTTTTGCTCTTGCTGTTGCTCTTTTCTGTTGTGCCTTGAACACTTCACATGAGTTAGCGGCACAGGCTACCGCTCCGCTACCGATTATGCCGCTGCCTGCCAGTGCCGTTCCCGGGGATGGCGAATTTTTGATTGATGGCCATTTTGGGGTGGCTTTGGAAGGCTACAAGGAGCCACGGCTGGAACGCGCACAGACCCGCTTCCTGGGAACGCTTTCGCGCGAGACGGGCATTTTGTTTGCGTATCACTCGGCGGAGACACAGCCGCATTTTGTGATTCGAACCAAGGGGCCGAGTGCGGCGGTGCAGCAGGTTGGAGAGGATGAGTCTTACAGCCTCAAGGTTTCGGCGGATGGCGTGGAGTTGAGCGCGGCAAATCCGCTGGGCACGATGCATGGCCTACAGACATTTTTGCAACTGGTGCGGGTGACTCCACGAGGGTTTACGGTGCCGGTGGTCACGATTGAGGACAAGCCACGTTTTCCATGGCGAGGGCTGATGACGGATGCGGGGCGGCACTTTATTCCTGTTCCGGTGATTGAGCGCGATCTGGATGGAATGGAAGCGGTGAAGATGAATGTCTTCCACTGGCATCTTTCCGAGGATCAGGGTTTTCGTGTGGAGAGCAAGGTCTTTCCGCTGTTGCAGCAAAAGGGTTCCGATGGAATGTATTACACGCAGGAGGAGATTCGCCACGTAATCGAATACGCGCGCGATCGCGGGATTCGTGTGGTGCCTGAGTTCGATATGCCCGGACATGCGGGTGCCTGGTTTGTTGGATATCCGGACCTGGCAAGCGGTAAAGGGCCATATCATATCGAGCGGCACTGGGGTATTTTCGATCCGGCGATGGATCCTACGCGGGAGAGCACCTACCAGTTTCTCAATTTGTTGATTGGAGAGATGACTGCGCTATTCCCGGATGCCTATTTTCATGTTGGCGGAGACGAGTGCAATGGCAAGGAGTGGGATCGGAATCCGCGCATTCAGGAGTTTATGAAGGCGCATCAACTCAAGGACAATGCCGCGCTGCAGGCATACTTCAGCGGGCGTGTGCAGAAGCTGGTGGCGGCTCATCACAAGATCATGGAGGGATGGGATGAAGTGCTGCAGCCGGAGACGCCGAAGGATGTTGTGATTCAGTCATGGCGGGGCCGCGAATCACTGCTGGAGGCGGCGAAGCGCGGGTATCGCGGACTGCTTTCCAACGGCTACTACATTGACTTGAATGAGGCTGCGGAGAAGCACTATCTTGTCGATCCGCTGGAAGGCATTGCGGACAAGTTGACGCCGGAACAGGCGGCGAGTGTTCTTGGCGGAGAGGCTACGATCTGGTCTGAGTTTGTTACGCCGGAGACGATTGATAGCCGCATCTGGCCACGTACGGCAGCGATCGCGGAGCGGTTGTGGTCTCCGCAAAATGTGCGCGATGTGGACTCGATGTATGAGCGCATGGCGGTTATTTCGCAGAAGCTGCAGTATTACGGATTGCAGTACCAGGCTGCTGAAGAAGTCATGCTGGAGCGTATGAGTGGCGATTCAAATCCGGAAGCGCTGCGCGTACTTGCGTCGGTTGTGCAGCCGCCCAAGGGCTATGATCGTGAAGGATTGCATGAGTATTCAAGCCTTGAGTCGCTAAACCACATGGTCGATGCGGTTCCTCCTGAGAGTGAGACTGCGCGCAGCTTTGGATTGATTTGCAAGAAGATTGCCGCGGGTAAGGCGACGCCTGAAGAAGTGCAGCAAGCGCATGATTGGCTTGTTTTGTGGCGTGATAATGATGCGAAGTTGCAACCGCGATTGGCGCATTCCGATATTACGGCGGAGCTTGTCCCTGTTTCGCATTCGCTGAATACTGTGGCTGCGATAGGTCTGCATGCATTGGATGCGCTGGGCAAGAGCGAAAGCGTTTCAGCGGAGCAGCATAAGACGGATCTGGATGCGGTGAAGGCGGCGGAGAAGCCGCAGGCAGTGCTGTTGCTGAAGGTTGCGCCTTCAGTTGAACTGCTGGTGAACGCTACGAAAGTTCAGTAG
- a CDS encoding dicarboxylate/amino acid:cation symporter, translating to MQTPKKPSRRTSHLLSLAGLLSFAIGIASGWFGVFASAAVYLRWSGLILFVPFLLRKRSLMLWTFFAMIVGSELGADFPGVASQTHFLGEIFLRLIRVIVAPLIFATITTGIAGHDHLGGVGRVALKALIYFEAVTTLGLLIGTVAMNLSRAGVGIVLPAFIPSAPVVATEPGWQQLILNIFPENIALAVAQNQILQVAVFSIAFGIALAQLPQEKRVPLISVLQSLADTMLGMTRIIMYAAPVAAGAALAFTVGGMGLATLLPLLKLVATYYAALTIFLLLVLVPILLISRIPLRRFIAAIAEPAAIGFATTTSEAALPLALERMEAFGVPRWIASFVIPAGYSFNMDGSSIYLSMAAIFAAQAAGISLSVGQQILMLATLLLASKGVAGVPRAVLVILLATANSLHIPTAPILMILGVDTLMDMGRTSMNVIGNCMASAVVAQWEGELNVPSQTAIANSNGGTV from the coding sequence ATGCAGACTCCGAAAAAGCCATCCCGCCGCACCTCGCACCTGCTGTCTCTTGCAGGTTTGCTGTCCTTCGCAATCGGAATCGCATCTGGCTGGTTCGGCGTATTTGCATCCGCCGCAGTCTACCTACGCTGGTCAGGTCTCATCCTGTTTGTCCCTTTCCTGCTGCGCAAACGATCGCTGATGCTGTGGACATTCTTCGCCATGATCGTCGGCAGCGAACTGGGCGCCGACTTCCCCGGCGTCGCATCCCAGACTCATTTTCTCGGCGAAATCTTCCTTCGTCTGATTCGCGTAATTGTCGCGCCGCTGATCTTCGCTACCATCACAACCGGCATCGCCGGACACGACCATCTCGGTGGCGTAGGCCGCGTGGCGCTCAAAGCACTCATCTACTTTGAAGCTGTCACCACGCTCGGTCTCCTGATCGGCACCGTGGCAATGAACCTGTCGCGTGCCGGAGTTGGCATCGTGCTTCCCGCGTTCATCCCGTCCGCTCCAGTAGTAGCAACCGAACCCGGATGGCAGCAACTGATCCTCAATATCTTTCCAGAAAATATCGCTCTAGCGGTCGCGCAAAATCAGATCCTTCAGGTCGCCGTCTTCTCCATCGCCTTCGGCATAGCGCTCGCTCAGCTTCCGCAGGAAAAGCGTGTGCCGCTCATATCCGTCTTACAATCACTCGCGGACACCATGCTCGGCATGACCCGTATCATCATGTACGCCGCGCCTGTAGCAGCAGGTGCCGCACTCGCCTTCACCGTAGGCGGCATGGGATTAGCGACACTGCTTCCCCTGCTCAAGCTCGTCGCCACTTACTATGCTGCACTCACCATATTTCTCCTGCTCGTCCTCGTCCCCATCCTGCTGATCTCGCGCATCCCTCTGCGCAGATTCATCGCAGCCATTGCCGAACCCGCAGCCATCGGATTCGCAACGACTACATCCGAGGCCGCGCTGCCTCTTGCCCTGGAGCGCATGGAAGCATTCGGCGTTCCTCGCTGGATCGCCTCATTCGTCATCCCCGCAGGCTATAGCTTCAACATGGATGGCTCCAGTATTTACCTCTCCATGGCAGCCATCTTCGCCGCCCAGGCCGCCGGCATATCTCTCTCGGTAGGCCAGCAAATCCTCATGCTGGCAACACTTCTTCTCGCCAGTAAGGGAGTAGCAGGCGTACCCCGGGCAGTCCTCGTCATACTGCTCGCAACGGCAAACTCACTGCACATTCCCACAGCTCCAATCCTCATGATTCTCGGCGTAGATACCCTGATGGATATGGGAAGAACATCCATGAACGTTATCGGCAACTGCATGGCCAGCGCCGTAGTCGCACAATGGGAAGGCGAGCTCAACGTTCCATCTCAAACAGCCATAGCCAATTCCAATGGAGGTACTGTCTAG
- a CDS encoding DNA-3-methyladenine glycosylase I — protein sequence MKRCQWAESDPLLREYHDKEWGIPIRDSRMLWEMLMLEAFQAGLSWLTILRKRDTFRKAFHNFDPEVISRYKEAKIESLMQDAGIIRSRAKIEATIGGARAYLKMAEEGEDFSKFSWSPVGGKPIVNKGPVPAQTTLSEEYSAALKKRGFKFVGPVIVYAWMQATGIVNDHSPDCFRRNAVAK from the coding sequence GTGAAACGATGCCAATGGGCCGAGAGCGATCCGCTCCTCCGCGAATACCACGACAAAGAATGGGGCATTCCTATTCGTGATAGCCGCATGCTGTGGGAGATGCTCATGCTCGAAGCCTTCCAGGCTGGCCTGTCATGGCTGACCATCCTGCGCAAGCGCGATACCTTCCGCAAAGCCTTCCACAACTTCGATCCAGAAGTTATCTCTCGATATAAAGAAGCGAAGATAGAAAGCCTGATGCAGGATGCAGGCATCATTCGCTCACGCGCCAAGATCGAAGCCACCATCGGCGGCGCTCGCGCCTATCTGAAAATGGCTGAGGAAGGCGAAGACTTCTCAAAATTTTCGTGGAGCCCTGTAGGCGGCAAACCGATCGTCAATAAGGGGCCAGTCCCAGCCCAAACAACCCTGTCCGAAGAATATTCGGCCGCGCTCAAAAAGCGTGGCTTCAAATTCGTCGGACCGGTCATTGTCTATGCATGGATGCAGGCAACCGGCATTGTCAACGATCACAGCCCAGACTGCTTTCGTCGCAATGCCGTCGCCAAATAG
- a CDS encoding SLBB domain-containing protein produces the protein MIEMNEANLSMRRKHPKYLPLILAVGTLFSTVAIATAQDQTGNGADNGLFNSLGGGSSNGSADDQSQGQGQNGQQSPQLNVNPRGIDLQNSRDQNPNQVRTNPLNEDAQGLRNLNALPPDPPTEFQRMVANSTGRMLQIYGAKLFRNAPTTFAPLDKVPVTPDYVVGPGDELLIQIWGQVTLNSRFTVDRTGNIYIPQVGTVRVVGLQFGQLQDYLKTQIGRVFRNFDLNVNMGQLRSIQVFVVGQARRPGSYTISSLSTLVNALFVTGGPNPQGSMRHIQLKRSGKVLTDFDLYDLLLHGDKSNDTQLLPGDVIYIPPVGAQVAVAGSINSPAIYELKSMTDSTIGDVLELAAGPTNTASRDKIRIERIDDHRMRSVIDLALDTVGRNQKLKDGDILELVAIIDRFKDGVTLRGNVANPGHYAWRSGMHVSELFPDKDALITRDYWIKRGRLGDPVLGYLPICPPNTSQNRDMGLSPNQGNNTVQNTGINGPNPPVRSYGLAGNDSPQDCIPETPNNGYSVSSEYSSGTDNVAGAAYGTNNTNGVNNYDRGNVSNSAAMNNYPLQSQGLNRQLPDDTSSEAGQGASRGSAAEAMVGRYPGQFPPRNDVALSAPDIDWSYAVIERQNKETLTTSLFSFNLGGLVLRHDSTQDLELQPGDVVTIFSKADIQVPQTEQTKLVHLEGEFISSGIYSVKPGETLRDLVQRAGGFTADAYLYGSEFMRESTRRVQQQRLNEYINEISLQATTNSVNSASRSISALDTAAAQAQATQSQSVISNLRQARASGRIVLGLHPDSDSVAQLPAIPLEDGDRFVIPHIPATVSVTGAVYNPNAFLFGLHSHLRDYLNQAGGPNRDADRKRAYIIRADGSVISKQQIAKLGKDKFGALLIYPGDTIVIPLNLNKGVALRNIVDISQIVGQFGIALAATNVIF, from the coding sequence ATGATTGAAATGAATGAGGCGAACCTGAGTATGCGTCGTAAACATCCGAAATATCTTCCGTTGATTCTAGCGGTCGGAACACTTTTCTCCACCGTTGCCATTGCAACAGCACAGGATCAAACGGGGAACGGTGCGGATAATGGCCTCTTCAATTCACTGGGCGGAGGCAGTTCCAATGGCTCGGCCGACGACCAAAGCCAGGGACAGGGGCAAAACGGACAGCAAAGCCCTCAGCTAAATGTGAACCCGCGTGGGATCGACCTGCAAAACTCCCGTGACCAAAATCCAAATCAGGTCAGAACCAACCCCCTCAACGAAGATGCCCAGGGCCTGAGAAATTTGAATGCGCTCCCTCCGGATCCTCCTACAGAGTTTCAGCGAATGGTCGCTAACTCGACAGGTCGAATGCTGCAGATCTACGGCGCTAAACTTTTTCGGAATGCCCCAACAACCTTTGCGCCACTAGATAAGGTTCCTGTCACGCCAGATTACGTCGTAGGTCCAGGCGATGAATTGCTCATCCAAATCTGGGGTCAGGTCACTCTCAACTCTCGTTTCACCGTAGACCGCACCGGAAATATCTACATCCCTCAGGTCGGTACGGTTCGAGTCGTTGGGTTGCAGTTCGGGCAACTGCAGGACTACCTGAAAACACAGATTGGAAGGGTTTTTCGCAACTTCGATCTGAATGTAAACATGGGGCAGCTTCGTTCCATTCAAGTATTTGTAGTTGGCCAGGCTCGGCGCCCTGGAAGTTACACCATCAGTTCCCTGAGCACATTGGTGAATGCATTGTTTGTCACTGGCGGTCCTAATCCCCAGGGCAGTATGCGCCATATCCAGTTAAAACGCTCAGGCAAAGTCCTGACAGATTTCGATCTATACGACCTTCTGTTGCACGGAGACAAGAGCAACGACACGCAACTGCTTCCTGGCGATGTCATCTACATACCCCCCGTAGGTGCCCAGGTTGCCGTCGCAGGCAGCATCAATTCGCCCGCTATTTATGAGCTGAAGTCGATGACTGACTCCACGATCGGTGACGTCCTAGAACTTGCTGCAGGCCCGACAAATACCGCGTCTCGCGATAAAATCCGGATCGAACGAATAGACGACCATCGCATGCGCAGCGTGATCGATCTGGCACTCGATACCGTTGGTCGCAATCAAAAATTGAAAGACGGCGACATCCTGGAATTGGTCGCCATTATCGATAGATTTAAGGATGGAGTAACCCTGCGCGGCAACGTCGCCAACCCCGGGCACTACGCCTGGCGATCGGGAATGCACGTCAGCGAGTTGTTCCCCGACAAAGACGCCTTGATCACCCGCGACTATTGGATAAAGCGTGGACGCCTCGGCGACCCAGTCCTTGGGTATCTGCCGATCTGCCCGCCCAATACATCTCAGAACAGAGACATGGGGCTTTCGCCAAACCAGGGTAACAATACGGTTCAGAATACAGGCATCAATGGACCGAATCCCCCTGTACGTTCCTACGGACTGGCAGGCAATGACTCGCCTCAGGACTGTATCCCGGAAACACCGAATAATGGGTATAGCGTCAGTTCGGAATACAGTTCGGGCACAGATAACGTAGCTGGCGCCGCGTACGGTACGAACAATACAAACGGTGTCAACAACTACGATCGCGGAAATGTTTCAAATTCAGCCGCAATGAATAATTACCCGCTGCAGAGCCAGGGTCTGAATCGCCAACTGCCAGACGATACGTCCTCCGAAGCAGGACAAGGTGCTTCCCGAGGAAGCGCGGCAGAGGCAATGGTAGGCAGATATCCGGGGCAGTTTCCGCCGCGCAACGATGTTGCGTTGAGCGCTCCCGACATCGACTGGAGCTATGCCGTAATTGAACGGCAAAATAAGGAAACGCTCACTACTTCCCTATTCTCGTTCAACCTAGGCGGCCTTGTTCTCCGTCATGACAGCACGCAGGATCTGGAGCTTCAACCAGGCGATGTCGTCACGATTTTCTCTAAAGCTGACATCCAGGTCCCGCAGACAGAACAAACCAAGCTGGTTCATCTTGAAGGAGAGTTTATTTCTTCCGGTATCTACAGCGTCAAACCGGGCGAAACACTCAGAGACTTAGTCCAGCGCGCAGGCGGATTCACGGCAGATGCCTACCTGTACGGCTCCGAGTTCATGCGCGAATCAACGCGACGAGTACAACAGCAGCGCCTCAATGAGTACATCAACGAGATCTCCCTGCAAGCCACAACGAATTCGGTTAACTCTGCCAGCCGTTCGATCAGTGCACTCGATACTGCTGCCGCCCAGGCTCAGGCCACGCAAAGCCAAAGCGTAATCAGCAATCTTCGCCAGGCAAGGGCGAGTGGACGCATTGTCCTCGGACTGCACCCCGATAGCGATTCCGTGGCTCAGCTTCCCGCAATCCCTCTTGAAGATGGCGACCGCTTTGTCATCCCGCACATACCTGCGACCGTCAGTGTCACGGGCGCGGTATACAACCCCAACGCATTTTTGTTCGGTTTGCACAGCCATCTGCGCGACTATCTCAATCAAGCGGGCGGCCCCAATCGTGACGCCGATCGCAAGCGTGCTTACATCATTCGCGCCGATGGATCGGTCATCAGCAAACAGCAGATCGCCAAGCTCGGCAAAGACAAATTCGGCGCTCTGCTCATCTACCCTGGAGACACGATCGTCATCCCGCTTAACCTGAACAAGGGTGTTGCCCTGCGCAATATAGTGGATATCTCCCAGATTGTCGGCCAGTTTGGAATCGCACTAGCCGCAACCAACGTCATCTTCTAA
- a CDS encoding nitrite/sulfite reductase — protein MSTPPTQANQTPANPAEPRAVKETKAQKSERLKREKNPWEAFDEVRAFARQGRASVLPEWASFYFKWWGIYTQGDGAGVTGGTGGEGKATEFFMMRIGIPNGIATSEQLRAIGTIARDHARNLADITVRQAIQLHWLTIESLPEAVQALETVGLSPRSACGDVVRNVTGCPVAGLGAHEIIDASPLAIAVSREVSGNSEFYNLPRKFKITVTGCPVWCSYPEINDVALTAVRRGDEVGYSVRVGGGLSADPHLAVKLDAFIPEDKAVAVVRGIIEIFREQQGLRESRDRARMKHLFLREGWTAERFLEELKGKLSFTLEAGVDDSVPDDVFRDHVGVRPQKQDGLYSIGATVLNGRLSGEQLIAVAALAEKYAGAEIRTTVMQNFILPNVPKANLDAVLAGLSSIGLTVEATNFWRGTVACTGTEFCKLAITETKGFARWLVDEMDARIPGFDQQIKLHITGCPNSCGQHWIADVGLEGKKIKHDGKLMDAWSFALGGALGLHAGVARLVNYRCLSTEVPDALERLLNSYLQTRSGDENLRSWFAARSNDELRMVLDSSVPVGA, from the coding sequence ATGAGCACACCCCCTACCCAGGCAAATCAGACCCCGGCGAATCCCGCAGAGCCCCGCGCAGTGAAAGAAACGAAAGCCCAGAAATCCGAGCGCCTCAAACGCGAAAAGAATCCATGGGAAGCCTTCGACGAAGTTCGCGCCTTTGCCCGCCAGGGCCGTGCGAGCGTCCTGCCGGAATGGGCCAGCTTCTATTTCAAGTGGTGGGGCATCTACACGCAGGGAGATGGCGCAGGCGTAACCGGCGGCACCGGCGGAGAGGGCAAAGCCACCGAATTCTTCATGATGCGCATCGGCATTCCCAATGGCATCGCAACCTCTGAGCAACTCCGCGCAATCGGCACCATCGCCCGCGACCACGCACGCAATCTGGCCGATATCACCGTGCGTCAGGCCATTCAATTGCACTGGCTCACCATCGAGTCTCTGCCCGAGGCCGTACAGGCTCTCGAAACAGTCGGCCTGTCCCCACGCAGCGCCTGCGGAGATGTCGTTCGCAATGTCACCGGCTGCCCCGTCGCAGGTCTAGGTGCTCACGAAATCATCGACGCATCGCCCCTGGCCATCGCTGTCTCACGCGAAGTAAGCGGCAATTCCGAGTTCTACAATCTCCCGCGCAAATTCAAAATCACCGTTACGGGATGCCCCGTCTGGTGCTCTTACCCCGAAATCAATGACGTCGCACTCACTGCCGTGCGGCGTGGCGATGAAGTTGGCTATTCCGTGCGAGTCGGTGGCGGACTCTCCGCCGATCCACACCTCGCCGTCAAGCTGGATGCCTTCATCCCCGAAGACAAGGCAGTCGCAGTCGTGCGTGGCATTATCGAAATCTTCCGCGAGCAGCAAGGCCTGCGCGAAAGCCGCGACCGCGCCCGCATGAAGCACCTCTTCCTTCGCGAAGGCTGGACAGCCGAGCGCTTCCTCGAAGAACTCAAAGGCAAGCTCTCCTTCACGCTCGAAGCCGGGGTTGATGATTCCGTGCCCGATGACGTTTTCCGCGATCACGTCGGTGTCCGCCCGCAAAAGCAGGACGGCCTCTACTCAATCGGCGCAACCGTGCTCAACGGCCGCCTCAGTGGCGAACAGCTCATCGCCGTCGCGGCACTCGCAGAGAAATACGCCGGCGCCGAAATCCGCACCACCGTCATGCAAAACTTCATCCTGCCCAACGTGCCCAAAGCCAATCTGGATGCAGTACTCGCAGGCCTCTCATCCATCGGCCTCACCGTCGAAGCCACCAATTTCTGGCGCGGCACCGTAGCCTGCACCGGCACCGAATTCTGCAAGCTGGCCATCACCGAGACCAAAGGCTTCGCCCGCTGGCTCGTCGATGAAATGGATGCACGCATCCCCGGTTTCGATCAACAGATCAAGCTCCACATCACCGGTTGCCCCAATAGCTGCGGCCAGCACTGGATCGCCGATGTCGGCCTCGAAGGCAAAAAAATCAAGCACGACGGAAAGCTGATGGACGCGTGGTCCTTTGCCCTGGGCGGAGCTCTGGGACTACACGCAGGCGTAGCTCGCCTCGTGAACTATCGTTGCCTTTCCACCGAAGTTCCCGATGCCCTGGAACGCCTCTTGAACAGCTATTTGCAGACCCGTAGCGGCGACGAAAATCTTCGCTCCTGGTTCGCCGCCAGGTCTAACGACGAGCTGCGTATGGTTCTGGACTCAAGCGTTCCCGTGGGAGCCTGA
- a CDS encoding sugar transferase produces the protein MKMSGAQRVSDQLTWENTGIADQVVAPAKQARPHLWAVSPTHLPTVVSRTFSLRYSFAKRSLDLLASAVLMTLVFPMCLVIAICIKMTSSGPIFYREERIGRFGIPFRIVKFRSMYSRQHQCDVLGISEDDPHIIHKRNLKKTPEDSRITPIGQYLRKWSLDELPQLINVFRGQMSLVGPRPIVEAERTLYGPLMSYYTLLTPGMTGLWQISGRSGIGFEGRSYLDSDYGKRWSLLLDLEILAKTVPVVLARTGAY, from the coding sequence ATGAAAATGAGTGGCGCGCAGCGCGTCTCGGACCAATTAACCTGGGAGAATACCGGGATCGCCGACCAGGTTGTAGCACCCGCCAAGCAGGCCCGACCACATCTGTGGGCAGTTTCCCCTACCCATTTGCCGACCGTGGTATCCCGAACGTTTTCGCTGCGATACTCCTTTGCGAAGCGCTCCCTTGATCTGCTGGCTTCCGCCGTGCTCATGACCCTCGTTTTTCCCATGTGCCTAGTGATTGCCATTTGCATCAAAATGACCTCGTCCGGGCCAATTTTCTATCGTGAAGAGAGAATTGGGAGATTCGGCATCCCTTTCCGCATTGTGAAGTTCCGTTCCATGTACTCGCGCCAACACCAATGCGATGTATTGGGTATCTCTGAAGACGACCCGCATATCATTCACAAACGCAATCTTAAAAAGACTCCCGAGGATTCCCGCATCACCCCAATCGGGCAGTATCTGCGCAAGTGGAGCCTTGATGAGCTCCCGCAGTTGATCAATGTATTTCGCGGCCAAATGTCGTTGGTAGGGCCTCGCCCCATTGTCGAAGCCGAGAGAACCTTGTACGGGCCATTGATGAGCTATTACACGCTCCTCACTCCCGGAATGACCGGCCTCTGGCAGATTTCAGGAAGAAGTGGAATCGGTTTTGAAGGGCGCTCTTACCTGGATAGCGACTATGGCAAACGCTGGAGCCTGCTTCTCGATCTTGAGATTCTGGCAAAAACCGTCCCAGTGGTATTGGCCAGAACAGGCGCCTACTAG
- a CDS encoding threonine synthase, producing MPRITYLECSRCHQQLDATTPQTVCTVCAGSLYVRYDLSQASGLARRDAVGRKDVPWDGMWRYRSVLPDVEPVTLGEGWTPMLASRRYANVWLKEEGANPTGTFKARGLGMAVTMAKHYGIRKLAAPSAGNAGGALAAYAAAAGIEAHIFMPKDVPMANQVECAAYGAHLTLVDGLISDCGRMVAERKEKEGWFDISTLKEPFRVEGKKTMGYELVEQLGWEYPDAVFYPTGGGVGLIGMWKAFEEMEQLGWVTGKRPKMIAVQAAGCAPVARAFDNGENVSQMWQNAHTFASGLRVPKPYGDALILEIVRESGGVALALSDDVLFASLLDWASNEGLLLSPEGAASTAAYDHLLQTGFLSPDDRVVLFNTGSGNKYTDVLAERLRAEGRL from the coding sequence ATGCCACGGATTACTTATCTAGAATGCTCACGATGCCATCAACAACTGGATGCCACGACTCCTCAGACCGTCTGCACGGTTTGCGCGGGCTCACTTTATGTTCGTTACGATTTATCGCAGGCGTCTGGCCTTGCGCGGCGAGATGCTGTGGGCCGCAAGGATGTTCCATGGGATGGGATGTGGCGTTATCGCTCGGTACTGCCGGATGTCGAGCCAGTGACGTTGGGTGAGGGATGGACTCCCATGCTTGCGAGCAGGCGCTATGCAAATGTCTGGCTGAAGGAAGAAGGCGCGAATCCTACCGGCACGTTCAAGGCGCGCGGCCTGGGTATGGCTGTGACCATGGCGAAGCATTATGGGATTCGCAAATTGGCTGCACCCTCTGCGGGCAACGCGGGTGGTGCACTGGCCGCATATGCGGCGGCAGCGGGTATTGAGGCGCATATCTTTATGCCTAAGGATGTTCCAATGGCCAACCAGGTGGAGTGCGCCGCTTATGGTGCTCATCTTACGCTGGTGGATGGATTGATTTCCGACTGCGGAAGAATGGTTGCGGAGCGCAAGGAAAAAGAAGGCTGGTTTGATATCTCGACGCTGAAGGAACCGTTTCGCGTGGAGGGAAAGAAAACCATGGGGTATGAGTTGGTGGAGCAGCTTGGGTGGGAGTATCCAGATGCAGTGTTTTATCCGACGGGCGGCGGTGTCGGGCTCATTGGTATGTGGAAAGCGTTTGAAGAGATGGAGCAGCTTGGTTGGGTTACGGGCAAGCGGCCGAAGATGATTGCGGTGCAGGCTGCGGGCTGTGCGCCGGTTGCGCGAGCCTTTGATAACGGCGAGAACGTCAGCCAGATGTGGCAGAATGCACATACATTTGCTTCAGGCTTGCGCGTTCCGAAGCCTTATGGGGACGCATTGATTCTGGAGATTGTGCGTGAGTCCGGTGGTGTTGCTCTGGCTCTCAGCGATGATGTTTTGTTCGCGTCTTTATTGGACTGGGCGTCGAATGAGGGGCTGCTCTTGTCGCCGGAGGGGGCTGCCTCTACGGCAGCATACGATCATCTTTTGCAGACGGGATTTCTTTCGCCGGATGATCGAGTTGTGCTGTTCAATACGGGATCGGGGAATAAGTATACGGACGTGCTTGCCGAGAGGCTGAGGGCTGAAGGGCGGCTTTAA